The following coding sequences are from one Melopsittacus undulatus isolate bMelUnd1 chromosome 14, bMelUnd1.mat.Z, whole genome shotgun sequence window:
- the EVA1B gene encoding protein eva-1 homolog B, producing the protein MESRRRDMELLSNSMAAYAHIRANPESFGLYFVVGVCFGLVLTLCLLVLRLSCGPPPRRPGHLRDEDEDEDEDDDDDEDEEDTIDRAASESLLPVTEIPLEPHGPGDGAAAIDVFTSAEELEQAQRLEQRERILREIWRNGQPDILGTGTMGTMGTMGTGTIGRSHYY; encoded by the exons ATGGAGAGCCGCCGAcgggacatggagctgctgagcaACAGCATGGCCGCGTACGCACACATCCGAG CCAACCCCGAGAGCTTCGGGCTCTACTTCGTGGTGGGCGTCTGCTTCGGGCTGGTGCTGACCCTGTGCCTGCTGGTGCTGCGCCTGTCCTGCGGGCCCCCCCCGCGCCGCCCCGGCCACCTCCgtgatgaggatgaggatgaggatgaagacgatgatgatgatgaggatgaggaggacaCCATTGACCGCGCAGCGTCCGAGTCTCTGCTGCCGGTGACCGAGATCCCATTGGAGCCCCACGGGcctggggatggggctgcagccATCGACGTGTTCACGTCggcagaggagctggagcaggctcaGCGCCTGGAGCAGCGGGAGCGCATCCTGCGCGAGATCTGGCGCAATGGGCAGCCCGACATCCTGGGCACCGGCACCATGGGCACCATGGGCACCATGGGCACCGGCACCATCGGCCGCAGCCACTACTACTGA
- the STK40 gene encoding serine/threonine-protein kinase 40, translated as MKRRASDRGAGETSTKAKALCTGISGNNAKRAGPFILGPRLGNSPVPSIVQCLARKDGTDDFYQLKILTLEERGDKGIETQEERQGKMLLHTEYSLLSLLHNQEGVVHHHGLFQDRACEIIEDLEANRMVRKMKKRICLVLDCLCAHDFSDKTADLINLQHYVIKEKRLSERETVVIFYDVVRVVEALHKKNIVHRDLKLGNMVLNKRTHRITITNFCLGKHLVSEDDLLKDQRGSPAYISPDVLSGRPYRGKPSDMWALGVVLFTMLYGQFPFYDSIPQELFRKIKAAEYNIPEDGRVSENTVCLIRKLLVLDPQQRLTASEVLDSLSSIIASWQSMSSLSGPLQVVPDIDDQVANPENPQEVKVTEECSQYEFENYMRQQLLLAEEKNTLHEAKSFLQKRQFGNIPPVRRLGHDAQPMNPLDAAILAQRYLRK; from the exons GTCCACGTTTAGGTAACTCCCCTGTGCCAAGTATTGTTCAGTGTTTGGCAAGAAAGGATGGGACAGATGACTTTTATCAGCTGAAG ATTCTCACTTTAGAAGAGAGGGGTGATAAAGGAATAGAAACCCAGGAGGAGCGACAGGGCAAGATGCTGCTGCACACGGAGTattctctcctttccctgctccataACCAGGAAGGAGTGGTTCATCACCATGGGCTCTTTCAG GACCGAGCTTGTGAAATTATAGAAGATCTAGAAGCAAACAGAATGGTCAGGAAGATGAAGAAGCGCATTTGTCTCGTGTTAGACTGTCTCTGTGCCCATGatttcagtgacaaaacagCAGATCTGATCAATCTGCAGCATTATGTCATTAAAGAGAAGAGACTCAGTGAGCGGGAGACGGTCGTGATATTTTATGATGTGGTACGAGTGGTAGAAGCATTACATAAG aagAATATTGTGCACAGAGACTTGAAACTAGGAAACATGGTGCTAAACAAAAG GACTCATCGAATAACCATAACAAACTTCTGTCTTGGGAAGCACCTGGTGAGTGAGGATGACCTGCTGAAGGACCAGCGAGGGAGCCCTGCCTACATCAGCCCCGATGTGCTCAGTG GACGGCCATACCGTGGCAAACCCAGTGACATGTGGGCTTTGGGAGTGGTGCTCTTCACCATGCTCTATGGGCAGTTCCCCTTCTACGACAGCATACCTCAGGAGCTCTTCCGCAAAATCAAGGCTGCCGAGTACAACATCCCTGA GGATGGACGGGTCTCAGAAAACACTGTGTGCTTGATCCGAAAGCTGCTGGTCTTGGATCCGCAGCAGCGTCTGACAGCTTCTGAAGTGCTGGACTCCCTCAGCTCCATCATAGCATCCTG GCAGTCAATGTCCTCGCTGAGTGGCCCTTTGCAAGTGGTGCCAGACATCGATGACCAAGTGGCTAACCCAGAAAACCCTCAAGAG GTGAAGGTGACGGAGGAGTGCTCACAGTACGAGTTTGAGAACTACAtgaggcagcagctgctcttgGCTGAGGAGAAGAACACATTGCATGAGGCCAAGAGCTTCCTGCAGAAGCGGCAGTTTGGGAACATCCCCCCAGTGCGGCGCCTGGGCCACGATGCTCAGCCCATGAACCCTTTGGACGCAGCCATCCTGGCCCAGAGGTACCTGCGGAAGTAG